Proteins from a genomic interval of Euleptes europaea isolate rEulEur1 chromosome 18, rEulEur1.hap1, whole genome shotgun sequence:
- the LOC130489964 gene encoding olfactory receptor 12D1-like, with translation MVNQTEVHEFILLGLTHDRREQYTLFLMFLMLYLASLLGNGAILAVAIAEPRLHTPMYFFLGNLSCLDMCYSTVTVPKMLSGFLTEHQAISFIGCLTQLHFFYFLGSGEGILLGVMAFDRYVAICNPLRYTVIMNKWTCLLLAGATWVAGFFHALMHTMVTSQLWFCGPNHVQHFLCDIKPLLKLACSSTALNLSLLNIVTGCIALGGFFLTLLSYLYIVSFLFLKVQSWRSRWKAFSTCASHLTVVALLYVPVLSNYMLASVGQSAKREMIITILYSAVTPVLNPLIYTLRNQEVKSALKKIFSQKYLFGRI, from the coding sequence ATGGTGAACCAGACTGAAGTGCATGAATTCATTCTCTTGGGTCTGACACATGACCGCAGAGAGCAATACACTCTCTTTCTGATGTTCCTGATGCTCTACTTGGCCAGTTTGTTGGGAAACGGAGCCATTCTGGCTGTAGCTATAGCTGAGCCTCGGCTCCAcacccccatgtatttcttcctagGCAATCTCTCCTGCCTGGACATGTGCTATTCCACTGTTACTGTGCCCAAAATGCTGAGTGGCTTCTTAACAGAACATCAAGCCATTTCTTTCATTGGATGCCTGACTCAGTTGCATTTCTTTTACTTCCTGGGCAGTGGTGAGGGCATCTTGTTGGGGGTCATGGCATTCGATCGCTACGTGGCTATCTGCAACCCTCTGCGTTATACCGTCATTATGAATAAATGGACTTGCCTTCTGCTAGCTGGGGCCACCTGGGTTGCTGGCTTCTTTCATGCCCTGATGCACACCATGGTGACCTCTCAGTTATGGTTCTGTGGCCCCAATCATGTCCAGCACTTCCTCTGTGACATCAAGCCCCTGCTAAAATTGGCCTGCAGTAGTACTGCCCTCAACCTCAGCCTCCTCAACATTGTCACTGGCTGCATTGCTCTGGGTGGCTTCTTCCTCACCCTTCTCTCCTACCTCTACATTGTATCCTTCCTGTTCCTCAAAGTCCAGTCCTGGAGAAGCCGTTGGAAAGCCTTCTCTACTTGTGCCTCCCACCTGACGGTTGTGGCTCTCTTGTATGTTCCAGTTCTATCCAACTACATGCTTGCATCTGTTGGGCAATCTGCTAAAAGAGAGATGATCATCACTATATTATATAGTGCCGTCACTCCAGTTTTGAACCCTCTCATCTACACACTAAGAAATCAAGAGGTAAAATCTGCTCTGAAAAAAATATTCAGCCAGAAATATTTGTTTGGAAGGATATGA
- the LOC130489960 gene encoding olfactory receptor 12D1-like has product MENQTEVHEFILLGLTHDRREQYTLFLMFLMLYLASLLGNGAILAVAVAEPRLHTPMYFFLGNLSCLDMCFSTVTVPKMLSGFLTEHQAISFIGCLTQLHFFYFLGTGEGILLGVMAFDRYVAICNPLRYTVIMNKSTCLLLAGASLVAGFFHALMHTVMTSQLWFCGPNHVQHFLCDIKPLLKLACSSTTLNLSLLNISSGCIALGGFFLTLFSYFYIISFLFFKVQSWKSRWKAFSTCASHLTVVTLFFVPILSNYVFASVGESAKREMIITILYSAVTPVLNPLIYTLRNQEVKSALKKIFSQKYLFGRI; this is encoded by the coding sequence ATGGAGAACCAGACGGAAGTGCATGAGTTCATTCTCCTGGGTCTCACACATGACCGCAGAGAGCAATACACTCTCTTTCTGATGTTCCTGATGCTCTACTTGGCCAGTTTGTTGGGAAACGGAGCCATTCTGGCTGTAGCTGTAGCTGAGCCTCGGCTCCACACTCCCATGTATTTCTTTCTAGGCAATCTCTCCTGCCTGGACATGTGCTTCTCCACTGTTACTGTGCCCAAAATGCTGAGTGGCTTCTTAACAGAACACCAAGCAATTTCTTTCATTGGATGCCTGACTCAGTTGCATTTCTTTTACTTCCTGGGCACTGGTGAGGGCATTCTGTTGGGGGTCATGGCATTCGATCGCTATGTGGCTATCTGCAACCCTCTGCGTTATACCGTCATCATGAATAAATCCACTTGCCTTCTGCTAGCTGGGGCCAGCTTGGTTGCTGGCTTCTTTCATGCCCTGATGCACACTGTGATGACCTCTCAGTTATGGTTCTGTGGCCCCAATCATGTCCAGCACTTCCTCTGTGACATCAAGCCCCTGCTAAAATTGGCCTGCAGTAGTACCACCCTCAACCTCAGCCTCCTTAATATTAGCTCTGGCTGCATTGCTCTGGGTGGCTTCTTCCTCACTCTTTTCTCCTACTTCTATATCATATCCTTCCTGTTCTTCAAAGTCCAGTCCTGGAAGAGCCGTTGGAAAGCCTTCTCTACTTGTGCCTCCCATCTGACAGTTGTGACTCTCTTCTTTGTTCCAATTCTATCCAACTACGTGTTTGCATCTGTTGGAGAATCTGCTAAAAGGGAGATGATCATCACTATATTGTACAGTGCAGTCACTCCAGTTTTGAACCCTCTTATCTACACACTAAGAAATCAGGAGGTAAAATctgctttgaaaaaaatattcagcCAGAAATATTTGTTTGGAAGGATATGA